The sequence below is a genomic window from Sneathiella sp. P13V-1.
AAGTTGGTGCTGCGTTCTGGCCAGTGAAGTTGATAAAGGTCGATATAATCTGTCTTTAGACGCTTAAGGCTTTTATCAACCGCATCGGTGATGTGACGGGCATTCATACGGGACACTTCGCCATTCCCGCGGAAGTAGGTGCTTTCAGATTTGCCGACGACCTTTGTTGCCAGAATGACCTTGTCACGGTTCCCTGTTTTTTCAAACCAGGTACCGATATATTCTTCGGTTCTGCCTTGCGTTTCTTCTTTTGGTGGGACGGGATATAACTCAGCGGTATCTAAGAAATTGACGCCTTGATCCAATGCATAATCCATCTGCTCATGGGCTTCTACTTCGGTGTTTTGTTCACCCCAAGTCATGGTGCCAAGGCAAATGACGCTGACATCCAGACCTGTGCGGCCCAGTTTACGGTATTCCATATTCATATCCTGAAGAGTTAATTTTTAATGCGCCCCGGAATTTATTTCGGGTTATTGAGAAACTCGATAAGGGAAGGAAGCATTTTTTCGACGATTAATGCAACCCCTTCTCGGTTTGGATGGATGGCATCCTCTTGATTTAACTCTGGCATCGCGGCAACACCGTCCAGAAAGAAGGGGTAAAAGGCGACGCGGTGTTTTTCCGCAAGTTCAGGGAAAATACCGTCAAATTCAGTTTGGTAATCAATACCCATATTGGGTGGCGCCCGCATACCTGTAAGAAAAACGGGAATGCTTTTCTCTTTCAGGCGCTTTAAAATTTCATCCAGATTTTGCTTGGTGACAGATGGTTCAATCCCGCGAAGGGCGTCATTTGCCCCAAGCTCCAGAATGACGGCATCAGCACCGCCCGCGATAGCCCAATCAAGACGTTGTAAACCCCCTGTTGAGGTGTCGCCAGAAACGCCAGCATTTTCAATGCGGATCTGATGTCCTTTTTCGGCAAGAGCAGCTTCTAACTGAACGGGAAAGGCATCACTTTGCGGAAGGCCATATCCGGCGGTCAAACTGTCCCCTAAAGCGACAATTTTTTTGATCTCGGCGGCGCTGAATGACGTATGAGTGAACAAAATCACGAAAACGAGACTGAAAATATTGAAAGTCAGCCGTCTTTTGCCATATGCCTTTAATGTCAAACTCTTGAAATGCATTGGAATCTAAATTGCCCCCGTCACCCATTATCTCGCTTGAGAATATTCATCTTACACTTAATTCAGATGCGGGCCCTGTCAATATCCTGCGTGGTATGGACTTGCAAATACAAGAGGGACAAACGGTGGGTATTGTGGGACCATCTGGTTCGGGCAAATCTACCTTAATGTCAATCATGGCGGGTCTTGAAAAGCCAAGCAGTGGCAATGTGAATATCTGTAATGAAAAGATTAATGGCATGACAGAAGATGAATTGTCAGCCTTCAGACGCGACCATATCGGTATCGTTTTTCAATCATTCCATCTGGTCCCCACTATGACGGCCCTTGAAAATGTAGCGATCCCGCTAGAGCTTGCAGGTCGTTCCGATGCATTTGATGTGGCACGTCAAAAACTGGAAACTGTGGGGCTTGGGGAGCGGACCAGCCATTATCCAACGCAGCTATCCGGCGGGGAGCAGCAGCGTGTGGCCCTGGCCCGCGCCGTGGTGACGGAGCCTCACATTCTTCTGGCAGATGAGCCGACGGGTAATCTGGATGGCTCCACGGGGGATGTGATTATCAACCAGATGTTTGATCTGCATGATGCCCATGACACCACGTTGGTCCTGATTACCCACGATGAAAAACTTGCTGCAAAGTGCGATCGCACCATCCGGATCGAGGATGGATTGATTGTTTCCGATACTGGCGCTACTGCCAAATCTGAAGCAGCGGCGGAGTAAGTGGTTTGAGCGGGGCGCAGACAGAGAGCTTAGGGCTTGCCATTCGATATGCCCGCCGCGAGATGCGCGGGGGTCTAAAAGGATTTCGTATTTTTATTGCCTGCCTGATTTTGGGTGTGGCGGCGATTGCGGGGGTTGGAACTCTCTCCAGTTCCATTAATGAAGGGCTTCGTTCCAATGGCCGTGTGATTTTGGGCGGCGACATTGATGTTCGTCTGACTTCTCGGGCCGCGACTGCCGATGAATTTAAATGGCTGCAAAGCCAAGGGGAGGTGAGCCGCATGCATATCATGCGTGCGATGGTACACGCCCCGAAAACAGATCAACGTCTCCTCAGTGAGATGAAAGCTATTGGGGATCTCTACCCCCAATATGGCGGGCTGACCCTAGAGGGCGGAGAGGCGACGGATGTTGCCGCAATAACCGCCATGAAAGATGGCTATTACGGCGCGCTGGTTGAGCGGGTGCTGTTGGATCGCCTCAATGTTGAGGTCGGAGACCGTCTTGTTGCCGGTACCTTGCCTGTTGAAATCCGCGGTGTCATTGAACATGAACCGGACAAAGCGAGTCAGGGGATGGCGCTTGGTCCCCGTGTGATTATTTCCAATGATGCGCTGATGCAAACGGGATTGGTGCAACCGGGTAGCTTGGTGCGCTTCCATTACCGTCTCAAACTGAACGAAGATCTTTCGGCTGATGATTTTCGCAATAACGCAAAATTGGATCAACCAGATGCAGGTTGGCGGATTACAGATGCCACCAACGGGGCACCGGGGATCAAGCGGTTCGTTGAACGGGTCGCTATGTTCTTGACCCTTGTAGGGCTGACAGCCCTTGTGGTGGGCGGTGTTGGTGTTGGAAATGCCGTTCGTGCATATCTCGATGGGAAGACCGAAACCATCGCAACCTTGAAATGCCTCGGGGCGAGCAGCCAGCTGATTTTCCGCATCCATTATTTCCAGGTGATGGCACTTGCACTAATCGGATCGGTTATCGGCCTGTCTTTGGGATATGGCGGTGCCTTTGTGGCGTCACAGTTCCTGGCGCAGGCCTTACCGGTCCCCGCGGTTGTGTCCTTCCAGCCTCTGCCTATGTTATTGGCCGCGGCTTACGGATTGTTGACGGCGACACTGTTTGCTGTGTGGCCCCTTGCCGCCGCGCGGGAGACCCCAGCGGCGTCTTTGTTCCGGGATTACACCGGCAATAAACATCGTCCAAAGCCTTTTTTCTTAGGTGTGACAATTCTGACTTTTGTAGCGCTTGTTGGATTGGCCGTCTTTACGGTGGAAGAGAAATTTTTCGCGGTTGTTTTTGTTCTGGCGGCCATTGTGATGTTTGCAGTGCTTTATGTTGTCGGAAAATTGGTGCAGGCAGGGGCTAAATCCATGCCCCGCTCCCGCATTCCAACGTTGCGACTGGCGCTTGCCAATTTGCACCGTCCGGGATCCGCCACCGCAAGTGTGGTGCTATCTATGGGGTTGGGGCTGACGCTTTTTGTTACCGTGGCGCTTATCGAAGGAAACCTTCGTGAGCAGGTGCAGGATCAGTTGCCTGAAAATGCACCGGCTTTCTTCTTCATTGATATTCAGAATACTCAGCTTGATGATTTCCGTGCCTCTGCCGAAGGGGTCACAGGGGTATCAGATGTCAACCATGTACCGAACCTTCGTGGACGCATTGTGCGGGTGAATGATATTCCGGCGTCTAAAGTGGCGGTCTCATCTGATGTGAAATGGGTGCTGCGGGGAGATCGGGGCCTGACATATTCGCAAGATCTTCCGGTAAATGCGGTTGTGGTTGAAGGGGAGTGGTGGCCTGCCGATTACACAGGAAAACCCCTCATCAGCTTGTCTGATGACGCTGCGAAAGGCATGGGCATTGGTATTGGCGATGAAATGACCATTAATGTGATGGGACGGGAAATTACCGCAGAAATTGCCAACCTTCGCAAAGTGGATTGGAGCAGCCTTGCCATCAATTTTGTGATTGTCTTTGACCATCATACTTTGGCGGCAGCCCCACATAGCCTGCTTGCCACCGCGAAAGCGACGGATGAGGCGGAGGTCGGTTTGTTCCGCGCGATCACCAGTAAGTTCCCAAATATTTCTGTGGTGCGCATGAAGGAAGCGTTACAGACAGTTTCCAAAATTCTGGAACAGTTGTCGTCCTCTGTGACAGCAACAGCGTCTGTGACATTGGTATCTGGTATTCTTGTGCTGGCAGGGGCGTTTGCGGCCGGGCATCGGAAACGGGTTTACGATTCTGTGATTTTGAAAGTCTTGGGCGCAACACGACGCGATATCTTCAAGATTTTCCTCACCGAATATGCGCTTTTGGGGCTGGTAACGTCTGTTATTGCATCGGCGGCGGGATGGATTGCTGCCTATTTTGTCATCACAGATGTGTTGGAGGCAAAATGGACTAACTTGCCGATTACGGTTCTTGGAACCGTGGTGATCAGTGTTGGGGTAACCATCCTATTTGGCCTTTATGGATCGTGGCGCGCGTTAGGTGAAAAAGCCGCCCCAATTTTACGTTCGGAATGACTATTGATTTCACTTGAAATATGATAGAGTTCCACCAATATTTAGACCAATTCTAAAACTTAAGGGTAATGGATAAATGGCGACCGAATATTCAAGAATGAATACTTCAACACGGACTGTGGACCAGGCCGCCTTGGATGAGGGCCTGCGCAGCCATATGCTGAAGGTATTCAACTACATGGCATCTGGCTTGGCATTGAGTGGTGCCGTAGCAGCATTCACAGCAAATACACCTGCTGTATATAACGCTGTGTTTGGTACACCGCTGCAGTGGGTAGTAATGCTGGCTCCGCTTGGACTGCTTTTTGCGATGTCACGTACAAGTGTCTCAACAACCAAGGTTCTGTACTGGGTCATGGTGGCAACATTTGGTGTCTCCATTTCCTATATCTTCCATGTCTACACAGCTGAAAGCGTGGTCCGGGTGTTCTTTATCACCTCGGCGACCTTCGGCGCGGCAAGTCTTTACGGTTATACAACTAAAAAAGACCTGACCGGCATGGGTACATTTATGATGATGGGCCTGATCGGTATCATTATCGCATCTGTGGTCAATATCTTCCTTGGATCAAGCGCACTACAGTTTGTAGTTAGCATCCTTGGTGTGATCATCTTCACAGGCCTGACAGCCTTTGACACACAGCGTATCAAGTCTGAATACTACCATGGCCATGACGCAGAAGTTCTGGAAAAAGGCGCCATCATGGGTGCGGTTTCCATGTATTTGAACTTCCTGAACCTGTTCATGATGCTGCTAAGCCTGCTTGGTAATCGCGAATAGATCAAGATTTCTACTTAAGTAGATTTAAGAAGCCCGGCCTCATCCGCCGGGCTTTTGTTTTATCGTACGCAGTGAAACCAATTCAGGGCGAGACTGAGATCCCTATTTCACAAGGCTGTTCTTGACGAGTTCGGCATTCATCCAATGTGTTTCGCTCTGCACATGGCCCGGACGAACATATTTTCCCAACTTTGTTGGCATGAACTTTTCTGCAAAGGAAGACACAGTGCGTATGACGAAACCTTCCTGGGAGGAAAAATCCATCTTTGATACCAATCCGTCAACTAACCGATCGGAAAATTTTCCACGAAATAAAACCGGTACGCTGCATATCCCTAGCTCTTGGAACCTCGCCTGTGTGTCATCCCAAGATTGCACTTCGTCTCCAAGTACCCATGCGAAGCCCATGAAATATGACGGTAGAGAACTATATCCAATTGAATGCCGTGCAAATAAATACTCACCGATGATCCGTTCATCACTGGAGAGCATTGGAGAGATCCCCGCTGCAAAAGCCTTCATCCAATCTCGAGATGGATGATATCTCGCATCGAGGCTACGGGGGTGACAACCTTTGGAGAAAATGGTTGTATTTTCACCATCCATTTTCTCAGTTGCAATTACCTCAGGTGCTGCTGAAAGGTCAGACAGATCGTTCATGATCTTGTCATCATTTGTTGCACCGGGTGAGCTTGGTAGGTGAAAGGTTCGCCCATATTTTCTAGACATTTAGGCAAAGCCTTATTTCTGTATATGTGTGGAATAATGAGAAATACCGCGATTTTTGTGAAGCGGCCAGAATAAAGCTAGCCGGAAATCTTCAGAATTATAGAAACTATTACCGAGAAATCACATGAATCTCTTTCGTGGATCATTGGTTTGTTTTTACTTGGCAGATGGAGGCTTCGTGCTAAAATAGTTTGAAAGCAAACTAAGTAATTTTATTTGGGGTAGATATTTAGATGCGCATCCTGATTGCAATGATGAAGCACGAAACCAACACGTTTTCACCAATTCCGGCAAATTGGCAACGATTTGAAGATTGGGGTGTACATTTCGGCGAAGATGCGCGTGCAGCCTATGAAGGCACGGCGATGCCTATGGGTGCCTATATCGAACTTGCTAAATCCATCGGTGCGGAAATTGTCACCCCGGTCGCGGCAGAAGCTATGCCATCCGGTCTTGTCACCGAAGAAGCTTATGAAAAATTGGCTGGTGCCATTTTGGATGAAGTTCGAAATGGCGTTGATGCCGCCATGCTCGATTTGCACGGTGCCATGGTATCCGAAGTCACACCAGACGGGGAAGGCACACTGCTGGAGCGTATTCGTGAAATCGATCCAGATCTTCCTATTGCGGTAACCCTTGATCTGCATTGTAACCTCACCGAAAAAATGGTGAGCAACTGCACCACGTTGATCGGCTACAAAACGTATCCTCATGTGGATATGTATGAGGTCGGCACCCAAATCGGTCAGGCGCTGCTGGACAGCCTTGATGGAAAAGTTGATCCGGTTATGTCTTGGGGGAATGTCCCACTTCTTAGCCAAACTCTATGTCAGGGCACCGATGATGAACCTATGGCAACCCTGATCCGTATGTGTGTCGAGGCCGAAAAAGAGCCAGGTGTACTGGCAGCGACTGCTTTTGGCGGATTCGCATTGGCAGATATGCCAGATTCCGGTAACTCCGTGATTATTGTTACTGATGGCGACAAAGCCAAGGCCGACGAAGTGCGTGATCGCATTCTCGCCGCCGCGTGGGACCGCCGCGAAGATTTCATCTATAAACACGCCCCGTTGGCTGACAAAATCGCCGAAGCCAAAGCCATTGAAGAAGGTCCGGTCATTCTTCTGGATCACGCTGATAACTGTGGATCTGGCGCAACGCAGGATGTCATGACAGTTATTGGAGAGCTGCATCGTCAGCAATTGGAAGATGTTGCCGTTGGTGCGGTTTGGGACCCGGTCGCCGTTCAAGAAATGCAGAAGGCCGGCATCGGTAACAAGGTCACTTTGAAACTTGGCGGTAAGACGGATATGCCATCTATCGGTGAAGTGGGCGAGCCGCTTGAAATTACTGGTACGGTGAAGGTCCTGACCAATGGCGAATGGACCGTTCACGGCCCTATGTATACTGGTGTGAAGGTGTTTATGGGACCGTCGGCGGTTCTGGATACTGGACGGATGGAGATCGTGATTGTCTCCAACCATCATGAACCATGGGATGTGGGGGTATTCACCTCCATGGGTATCCAGCCAGAGCACAAAAAATACATAGTTCTGAAAAGCCGTATTCATTACCGCGCAGGCTTTGCAGGCCTTGCCAAAGCGACCCTGACACTGGACGGTAAAGGGGTGACCACATCGGATAATAACCTTCTTGAGTATAAGAACGTGCGCCGCCCGATTTACCCACTGGATCTGATTAACGAGGCGTGACCATATGAAGGATCTTTACGGAAACGACGTTACGACGCAATCTGAGAAAACCATTGATGCGATTAATCGCTTCACCACCAGCCTGATCGGTTATGGGACAGATTTTGCGGCAATATTTGAAGCTTCCGATGAAGATCCAAATTGTGCAGTGGCCGCCACTTTAGGCGGCATTCTGGGCCTGTTTATCGAAACACCAGACCGTCTTGAAATTGCCGACAAGTATTTTAATCGCGCCCTTGAAGCGGCCGCCATGTCAACCGAGCGCGAGCAGCTGCTGGTGGAGGCTATGTGGGCGTCTCGCCAAGGGGATTTGAAAAAATCGCTTGGCTGTTTTAGAAAACTGGCCGCTTTGTATCCACGGGATTTGTTGTCTGCGAAAATGGGCCAAACCCATTATTTCAATCTTGGGGATGATGAGGGCATGCTCTGGCTTGCTGATCAGGTCATCGACGCCCATCAAGAGACTGCCTACGCCCATGGGATGCGTGCCTTTGGTCTTGAGCAGATGAGCCAGCTTGAAGAGGCAGAAGAAGCGGCCCGCCGGGCTACAGAGATGCAGCGATGTGAGCCATGGGCCCATCACGCGGTTGCCCATGTAATGGTAACGCAAGGCCGCCATGAGGAAGGGATTGACTGGATGTCTTCCTTGTCTGGTGAATGGGACGGCTGCAATTCCTTTATG
It includes:
- a CDS encoding arylesterase, which gives rise to MHFKSLTLKAYGKRRLTFNIFSLVFVILFTHTSFSAAEIKKIVALGDSLTAGYGLPQSDAFPVQLEAALAEKGHQIRIENAGVSGDTSTGGLQRLDWAIAGGADAVILELGANDALRGIEPSVTKQNLDEILKRLKEKSIPVFLTGMRAPPNMGIDYQTEFDGIFPELAEKHRVAFYPFFLDGVAAMPELNQEDAIHPNREGVALIVEKMLPSLIEFLNNPK
- a CDS encoding ABC transporter permease, with amino-acid sequence MSGAQTESLGLAIRYARREMRGGLKGFRIFIACLILGVAAIAGVGTLSSSINEGLRSNGRVILGGDIDVRLTSRAATADEFKWLQSQGEVSRMHIMRAMVHAPKTDQRLLSEMKAIGDLYPQYGGLTLEGGEATDVAAITAMKDGYYGALVERVLLDRLNVEVGDRLVAGTLPVEIRGVIEHEPDKASQGMALGPRVIISNDALMQTGLVQPGSLVRFHYRLKLNEDLSADDFRNNAKLDQPDAGWRITDATNGAPGIKRFVERVAMFLTLVGLTALVVGGVGVGNAVRAYLDGKTETIATLKCLGASSQLIFRIHYFQVMALALIGSVIGLSLGYGGAFVASQFLAQALPVPAVVSFQPLPMLLAAAYGLLTATLFAVWPLAAARETPAASLFRDYTGNKHRPKPFFLGVTILTFVALVGLAVFTVEEKFFAVVFVLAAIVMFAVLYVVGKLVQAGAKSMPRSRIPTLRLALANLHRPGSATASVVLSMGLGLTLFVTVALIEGNLREQVQDQLPENAPAFFFIDIQNTQLDDFRASAEGVTGVSDVNHVPNLRGRIVRVNDIPASKVAVSSDVKWVLRGDRGLTYSQDLPVNAVVVEGEWWPADYTGKPLISLSDDAAKGMGIGIGDEMTINVMGREITAEIANLRKVDWSSLAINFVIVFDHHTLAAAPHSLLATAKATDEAEVGLFRAITSKFPNISVVRMKEALQTVSKILEQLSSSVTATASVTLVSGILVLAGAFAAGHRKRVYDSVILKVLGATRRDIFKIFLTEYALLGLVTSVIASAAGWIAAYFVITDVLEAKWTNLPITVLGTVVISVGVTILFGLYGSWRALGEKAAPILRSE
- a CDS encoding RNA ligase family protein → MSRKYGRTFHLPSSPGATNDDKIMNDLSDLSAAPEVIATEKMDGENTTIFSKGCHPRSLDARYHPSRDWMKAFAAGISPMLSSDERIIGEYLFARHSIGYSSLPSYFMGFAWVLGDEVQSWDDTQARFQELGICSVPVLFRGKFSDRLVDGLVSKMDFSSQEGFVIRTVSSFAEKFMPTKLGKYVRPGHVQSETHWMNAELVKNSLVK
- a CDS encoding tetratricopeptide repeat protein — translated: MKDLYGNDVTTQSEKTIDAINRFTTSLIGYGTDFAAIFEASDEDPNCAVAATLGGILGLFIETPDRLEIADKYFNRALEAAAMSTEREQLLVEAMWASRQGDLKKSLGCFRKLAALYPRDLLSAKMGQTHYFNLGDDEGMLWLADQVIDAHQETAYAHGMRAFGLEQMSQLEEAEEAARRATEMQRCEPWAHHAVAHVMVTQGRHEEGIDWMSSLSGEWDGCNSFMYTHNWWHLALFHLEREEFKKALTLYDTHVWGRDKTYSQDQINAISLLWRLEIAGVDVGDRWTDVANYVSDRSFVQDQPFLDMQYAFALARGGKELELNNLLAGMEMMTVDAPQMTRGAWEDVAIPATRAFVAYADGDYAGAEELLAPARENMQSIGGSHAQRDLFEQVWIQSLLRQNKFDEALPLLQARVDFRKAPELDLHLFEKVKAAASA
- a CDS encoding ABC transporter ATP-binding protein, which codes for MPPSPIISLENIHLTLNSDAGPVNILRGMDLQIQEGQTVGIVGPSGSGKSTLMSIMAGLEKPSSGNVNICNEKINGMTEDELSAFRRDHIGIVFQSFHLVPTMTALENVAIPLELAGRSDAFDVARQKLETVGLGERTSHYPTQLSGGEQQRVALARAVVTEPHILLADEPTGNLDGSTGDVIINQMFDLHDAHDTTLVLITHDEKLAAKCDRTIRIEDGLIVSDTGATAKSEAAAE
- a CDS encoding M81 family metallopeptidase, which codes for MRILIAMMKHETNTFSPIPANWQRFEDWGVHFGEDARAAYEGTAMPMGAYIELAKSIGAEIVTPVAAEAMPSGLVTEEAYEKLAGAILDEVRNGVDAAMLDLHGAMVSEVTPDGEGTLLERIREIDPDLPIAVTLDLHCNLTEKMVSNCTTLIGYKTYPHVDMYEVGTQIGQALLDSLDGKVDPVMSWGNVPLLSQTLCQGTDDEPMATLIRMCVEAEKEPGVLAATAFGGFALADMPDSGNSVIIVTDGDKAKADEVRDRILAAAWDRREDFIYKHAPLADKIAEAKAIEEGPVILLDHADNCGSGATQDVMTVIGELHRQQLEDVAVGAVWDPVAVQEMQKAGIGNKVTLKLGGKTDMPSIGEVGEPLEITGTVKVLTNGEWTVHGPMYTGVKVFMGPSAVLDTGRMEIVIVSNHHEPWDVGVFTSMGIQPEHKKYIVLKSRIHYRAGFAGLAKATLTLDGKGVTTSDNNLLEYKNVRRPIYPLDLINEA
- a CDS encoding Bax inhibitor-1/YccA family protein; the encoded protein is MNTSTRTVDQAALDEGLRSHMLKVFNYMASGLALSGAVAAFTANTPAVYNAVFGTPLQWVVMLAPLGLLFAMSRTSVSTTKVLYWVMVATFGVSISYIFHVYTAESVVRVFFITSATFGAASLYGYTTKKDLTGMGTFMMMGLIGIIIASVVNIFLGSSALQFVVSILGVIIFTGLTAFDTQRIKSEYYHGHDAEVLEKGAIMGAVSMYLNFLNLFMMLLSLLGNRE